One Ethanoligenens harbinense YUAN-3 genomic window carries:
- the epsC gene encoding serine O-acetyltransferase EpsC, with protein sequence MFRSVREDLHSIRKRDPAARSNAEVFFLYAGFHAVLYYRISHWFYRHKCFGFARWVSQLGRFFTGIEIHPGATIGKGLFIDHGMGVVIGETAEIGDYCTLYQGVTLGGTGKDKGKRHPTLGSHVMVGSGAKVLGPVTIGDHSKVGANALVLINVPPHSTAVGVPARVVRIGGRRVEEDNELDQIHMPDPVSQELCQLHMQIHALQEKLGRQKGNDDHENL encoded by the coding sequence ATGTTTCGCAGCGTTCGTGAAGATTTGCACTCGATACGGAAGCGCGATCCCGCTGCACGTTCCAACGCGGAGGTGTTTTTCCTGTATGCGGGTTTCCACGCGGTGCTGTATTACCGGATTTCGCACTGGTTTTACCGGCACAAATGCTTTGGATTCGCGCGGTGGGTCTCCCAACTGGGGCGCTTTTTCACCGGCATCGAGATTCATCCAGGCGCCACCATCGGCAAGGGATTGTTCATCGACCACGGGATGGGCGTGGTCATCGGGGAAACGGCGGAGATCGGGGATTACTGCACACTCTATCAGGGCGTGACATTGGGCGGCACCGGCAAAGACAAAGGCAAGCGGCACCCCACGCTCGGTTCCCATGTGATGGTGGGGTCGGGGGCAAAAGTGCTCGGCCCGGTGACGATTGGCGACCACAGCAAGGTGGGTGCGAACGCGCTGGTTCTCATCAATGTGCCGCCCCATTCCACCGCCGTGGGCGTGCCCGCCCGGGTGGTGCGCATCGGTGGGCGGCGGGTGGAGGAAGACAACGAACTCGACCAGATCCACATGCCGGACCCCGTTTCACAGGAACTGTGCCAGCTGCATATGCAGATTCATGCGCTGCAGGAAAAGCTCGGACGGCAGAAGGGAAACGATGACCATGAAAATTTATAA
- the cysS gene encoding cysteine--tRNA ligase encodes MKIYNTLTREKDEFVPIKPGEARIYACGPTVYNYIHVGNARPMVVFDILRRYLEYRGYKVLFAQNFTDVDDKMIRRANEEGVAVAEVAEKYIAAYREDAAGLHVREATFHPRATENIADILALIRTLEQKGYAYASDGDVYFRAHAFKEYGKLSHQPLEDLEAGARVDVSERKEDPVDFALWKAAKPGEPSWDSPWGPGRPGWHIECSAMARHFLGQTIDIHCGGQDLIFPHHENEIAQSECANDAPFAHYWMHNGYINIDNRKMSKSLGNFFTVREVAAKYGYEPIRFLMLSAQYRTPINFSDEIMEQSVAALDRLYRCREALKDALRQAGETPADSAAVSAWQEKFDAAMDDDLNTADALAVLFELVKEINTRVAEGTAGADWLKGAAGLFGTFCDVLGLLYERKERTLDAEVEVLIEKRRQARKAKDFKTADAIRDELSAKGIVLKDTPQGVKWEYKKSE; translated from the coding sequence ATGAAAATTTATAATACCCTTACCAGGGAAAAGGACGAATTTGTACCGATCAAGCCGGGGGAGGCGCGCATTTATGCCTGCGGCCCCACGGTTTATAACTATATCCATGTGGGCAACGCGCGCCCGATGGTGGTGTTCGATATTTTGCGGCGGTATCTCGAATACCGCGGATACAAGGTGCTGTTCGCGCAGAACTTCACCGACGTGGACGATAAGATGATTCGGCGGGCCAACGAAGAAGGCGTTGCCGTGGCGGAGGTGGCGGAAAAATACATCGCCGCCTACAGGGAAGACGCAGCGGGCCTGCATGTGCGCGAGGCTACGTTTCATCCCCGCGCCACCGAGAACATTGCCGATATCCTTGCGCTGATCCGCACGTTGGAGCAGAAGGGCTATGCGTATGCGTCCGACGGCGACGTGTATTTTCGTGCGCACGCGTTCAAGGAATATGGCAAGCTCTCGCACCAGCCGCTGGAGGACCTTGAGGCGGGGGCGCGGGTGGATGTGAGCGAGCGCAAAGAGGACCCGGTGGATTTCGCCCTTTGGAAAGCGGCAAAACCCGGTGAACCGAGCTGGGATTCGCCCTGGGGCCCGGGGCGGCCGGGCTGGCATATCGAGTGTTCCGCCATGGCCAGGCACTTTTTGGGCCAGACCATTGACATTCACTGCGGCGGGCAGGACCTGATCTTTCCGCACCATGAAAACGAGATTGCCCAGAGCGAATGCGCAAACGACGCGCCGTTCGCGCATTACTGGATGCACAACGGCTATATCAACATCGACAACCGTAAGATGTCAAAATCGCTGGGAAATTTCTTCACCGTGCGCGAGGTGGCGGCCAAATACGGCTATGAACCCATCCGGTTCCTCATGCTCTCGGCGCAGTACCGTACGCCTATCAATTTCAGCGACGAAATCATGGAGCAGTCCGTAGCGGCGCTCGACCGTCTTTACCGCTGCAGGGAGGCGCTGAAGGACGCGTTGCGGCAGGCGGGCGAGACCCCGGCGGACAGCGCCGCCGTTTCCGCATGGCAAGAGAAATTCGACGCGGCGATGGACGATGACCTCAACACCGCCGACGCGCTGGCTGTGCTGTTTGAACTGGTCAAGGAGATCAACACCCGCGTGGCGGAGGGAACGGCCGGCGCGGACTGGCTGAAAGGCGCGGCCGGGCTGTTCGGCACCTTCTGCGATGTGCTGGGTTTGCTGTATGAGCGTAAGGAGCGGACGCTGGATGCCGAGGTGGAAGTGCTGATCGAAAAACGCCGGCAGGCGCGCAAGGCGAAGGATTTCAAGACGGCCGACGCCATCCGCGACGAGCTGAGCGCAAAGGGCATCGTGCTCAAGGATACGCCGCAGGGCGTGAAGTGGGAATACAAAAAGAGCGAATGA
- a CDS encoding LysR family transcriptional regulator, whose translation MTLQQLKYAIEIAHCGSINEAAKRLFITQPSLSSAIKELETELGVTIFIRTNRGIVLSTEGTEFLGYARQVTEQMNLLEERYLKNKPARRQFSVSTQHYAFAVSAFVALLRHQGLTAYDCMLSETRTYEIIADVKNLRSEIGILYLNPFNAKVLHKLFNENDLAFHPLFDASPHVFLSAQNPLANKPFVTLEDLEDLPCLSFEQGEYNSFHFSEEILSTLSHRKNIRVSDRATIFNCLIGLDGYTISTGILSAELNGTDIVSVPLQVDEHMTVGWIAHRKLTLSPLASCYLEELKAILDREHPSR comes from the coding sequence ATGACACTGCAACAACTGAAATACGCGATTGAGATCGCGCACTGCGGTTCCATCAACGAAGCCGCCAAGCGGCTGTTCATCACACAGCCGAGCCTGTCGAGCGCCATCAAGGAACTGGAGACCGAGTTGGGCGTGACGATTTTTATCCGCACCAACCGCGGCATTGTCCTTTCAACGGAGGGCACGGAGTTTCTGGGGTATGCGAGACAGGTGACCGAGCAGATGAACCTGCTGGAGGAACGCTATCTCAAAAACAAACCGGCAAGGCGGCAGTTTTCCGTTTCCACGCAGCACTATGCGTTCGCGGTGAGCGCGTTTGTGGCGCTTCTGCGGCATCAGGGGCTGACGGCCTATGACTGCATGCTCAGTGAGACCCGCACCTATGAGATCATCGCGGATGTCAAAAACCTGCGCAGCGAGATTGGCATCCTGTATCTCAACCCGTTTAACGCCAAAGTGCTGCACAAGCTGTTTAATGAGAACGATCTGGCATTTCATCCGTTGTTCGACGCCAGCCCGCACGTTTTCCTCAGTGCGCAGAACCCGCTGGCAAACAAGCCGTTTGTGACGCTGGAGGACCTGGAAGACCTGCCTTGCCTGTCATTCGAGCAAGGAGAGTACAATTCTTTCCATTTTTCGGAGGAGATTCTCAGTACGCTCTCCCATCGCAAGAACATCCGCGTGAGCGATCGCGCCACCATTTTCAACTGCCTGATCGGGCTGGACGGATACACCATTTCCACCGGCATCCTGAGTGCGGAACTCAACGGCACCGATATCGTCTCCGTGCCGTTGCAGGTGGACGAACACATGACGGTGGGATGGATCGCCCACCGGAAACTGACGCTGAGTCCCCTGGCTTCCTGCTACCTCGAAGAGCTGAAGGCCATTCTGGACAGAGAACATCCGTCCCGCTGA
- a CDS encoding Gfo/Idh/MocA family protein, with protein MMGYNWGLIGTGVIAKEMAAALRAVNGEIYGVCSGRPNSAKTFAETHGVSHVFTDADELLADPKLDIAYIATPHNLHYELLLKAIRSGKHVFCEKAITVNEKQLEEVVALAREKNVAVMEGMTLYHMPLYKKLREIVVSGTIGKVKMVQVNFGSCKEYDVNNRFFSKELAGGALLDIGVYAVSFARFFLEKKPNVVLTTPQYFETGVDEQSGILMKNDCGQMAVTALTMRAKQPKRGVVAGEKGFIEVSNYPRADKAAITYTADGHTEEIALGETAKALEYEVADMQAYVADRTEGETLGWTRDVTSLLSEIRNQWGMIYPFERSPA; from the coding sequence ATTATGGGCTACAACTGGGGCCTGATCGGAACCGGCGTCATCGCCAAAGAAATGGCGGCCGCGCTGCGCGCCGTCAACGGGGAAATCTACGGCGTGTGCAGCGGCAGGCCGAACTCCGCCAAAACATTCGCCGAGACCCACGGCGTATCCCACGTGTTCACCGACGCGGACGAACTGCTCGCCGACCCAAAGCTGGACATTGCCTACATCGCCACGCCGCACAACCTGCATTACGAGCTCCTGCTCAAGGCTATCCGCAGCGGCAAGCACGTATTCTGCGAAAAAGCCATCACCGTCAATGAAAAACAGCTTGAGGAAGTCGTCGCGTTGGCGCGGGAAAAGAACGTGGCGGTCATGGAAGGCATGACGCTCTACCACATGCCACTCTACAAAAAGCTGCGGGAAATCGTGGTGTCCGGCACCATCGGCAAGGTCAAGATGGTGCAGGTCAATTTCGGCAGCTGCAAGGAATATGATGTAAACAACCGCTTCTTCAGCAAGGAACTGGCCGGCGGCGCGCTGCTCGACATCGGGGTCTATGCCGTCTCGTTCGCACGCTTCTTTCTGGAAAAGAAACCGAACGTCGTGCTGACCACGCCGCAGTATTTCGAGACCGGTGTGGATGAACAGTCCGGCATTCTCATGAAGAACGACTGTGGACAGATGGCCGTCACCGCGCTGACCATGCGCGCCAAGCAGCCCAAGCGCGGCGTGGTGGCCGGTGAAAAAGGCTTCATCGAAGTCTCCAACTATCCGCGGGCGGACAAAGCCGCCATCACCTACACCGCCGACGGACACACCGAAGAGATTGCTCTGGGCGAGACCGCCAAAGCGTTGGAATATGAGGTGGCGGACATGCAGGCATACGTCGCCGACCGCACCGAGGGCGAAACCCTCGGCTGGACGCGGGACGTGACCAGCCTGCTCAGCGAGATTCGCAACCAGTGGGGCATGATTTATCCTTTTGAACGTTCCCCGGCATGA
- the rpiA gene encoding ribose 5-phosphate isomerase A, which yields MKQKCAEEAFKLVKDGTVIGLGGGGTVSILVGLIAQAGLSVRVVTPSTRTAALCAEHGLPVLPTWTVDAIDIAFDGCDELDGSLNALKSCGGIHTNEKIVASLANEYVLLADESKVFAALPFTHPVVLEVIPEAKALVEKRVQAFGGAAAYRVSGAKDGFTVTDHGNYLLDMQIAPPDDLAAFHEALLHIPGVVDTSLFYRVAARALVAGPGGVRQLTRG from the coding sequence TTGAAGCAGAAATGTGCGGAAGAAGCGTTCAAACTTGTCAAAGACGGAACCGTCATCGGCCTGGGCGGCGGCGGCACGGTGTCCATCCTCGTCGGCCTGATCGCGCAGGCGGGCCTGTCCGTCCGGGTGGTCACACCCTCCACCCGCACCGCCGCGCTCTGCGCGGAACACGGCCTGCCCGTGCTTCCCACCTGGACGGTGGACGCCATCGACATCGCGTTCGACGGCTGTGACGAGTTGGACGGCTCACTCAACGCGCTCAAGAGCTGCGGCGGCATCCACACCAATGAAAAAATCGTTGCCTCTCTGGCAAACGAATATGTCCTGCTGGCGGACGAAAGCAAGGTGTTCGCCGCGCTGCCGTTTACGCACCCGGTGGTACTGGAGGTCATTCCCGAAGCGAAAGCACTCGTGGAAAAACGGGTGCAGGCTTTCGGCGGCGCGGCAGCCTACCGCGTAAGCGGCGCCAAAGACGGCTTCACCGTCACCGACCACGGCAACTACCTGCTGGATATGCAAATCGCCCCGCCGGACGATTTGGCGGCTTTCCACGAGGCGCTGCTGCACATCCCCGGCGTAGTGGACACCTCTCTGTTTTATCGGGTGGCGGCCCGGGCGCTGGTGGCCGGGCCGGGCGGCGTGCGGCAGCTCACGCGGGGCTGA
- a CDS encoding cation-translocating P-type ATPase — protein MTGSKYTAAGLTSAEARSLQERFGKNELVPQKNQDFFHKALHILSEPMFLLLIAAAAIYFILGEQRDGAVMLLFVVGMIGIDMTQEWKTDRTLRALRNLSAPRVTVLRDGKETEIASVDLVPGDVMLVHEGVKIPADGSIIRCSDLCVDESTLTGEAEGVWKVDRAHAEPPSGYWRKDYCYAGTLVTQGMAEILVKEIGAATEYGKISADVASAPPTASPLQKQTGSLVKLCAGIAAVLFALVCVVTYFSIPARAVGSRLIDSILAGVTLAMAMIPEEFPVILTVFLSMGAWRLAQKSSLVRKLPAVETLGAVSVLCVDKTGTITMNRMTVQETWSANGDEHALCEVMGLGCETDAYDPMEKAMLAHCEKLGITKEQLFGGELITEYAFTNEQKMMGHVWRRGREIVIAAKGSPERLITLCALSDDARQAAEQKSEEMSRRGLRVIAVGAAHPRTESEIPNRLADCALTFLGLVGLADPPRESVRKDIARCRKAGIRVVMITGDNGMTAAAIAEKVGMPHNGRMVTGDRLEAMTDGELQETVREVSIFSRVVPAHKMRIVKAFRENGEVVAMTGDGVNDAPALKYADIGIAMGKRGSEVSREAADLILMDDNFSTIVDTVEDGRRIYDNIRKAMGYVFTIHIPIALASLLAPMLSIPATGLLLLPLHVVLLELIIDPTCSVVLERQPAENDIMERRPRDPKGKLIGAGLLAKSILQGLAIFAASFGTYLTVLAQSPQNVPLARTMGLAIIMLANLFLVQVNSSEREPVFRSARRLAKDRVMWIANIAVLAGLFVILYTPLHGFLELSALSAAQFLMVVGISAVSVLWYEIWKGIQRVRGR, from the coding sequence ATGACAGGCAGCAAGTACACTGCGGCGGGACTGACTTCTGCGGAAGCCAGATCGTTACAGGAGCGGTTTGGCAAAAACGAACTCGTCCCCCAAAAGAACCAGGATTTTTTTCATAAGGCGCTGCATATTCTCAGCGAGCCGATGTTCCTGCTGCTGATTGCGGCCGCCGCGATCTATTTCATTCTGGGCGAACAGCGGGACGGGGCGGTCATGCTCCTGTTTGTCGTCGGCATGATCGGCATCGACATGACGCAGGAATGGAAGACGGACCGTACCCTTCGTGCGCTCCGGAACCTGTCCGCTCCGCGCGTCACCGTCCTGCGCGACGGCAAAGAAACGGAAATCGCCAGCGTCGATCTGGTGCCGGGCGACGTCATGCTGGTGCATGAAGGCGTGAAAATCCCGGCGGACGGCAGCATCATCCGGTGCAGCGACCTGTGCGTGGACGAATCCACGCTGACGGGCGAAGCCGAGGGCGTGTGGAAGGTGGACCGCGCACACGCCGAACCGCCTTCCGGGTATTGGCGCAAAGATTATTGCTATGCAGGCACGCTCGTTACGCAGGGCATGGCGGAGATACTGGTGAAGGAGATCGGCGCCGCCACCGAATACGGAAAGATCAGCGCGGACGTTGCGTCCGCTCCTCCCACTGCCTCGCCGCTGCAAAAGCAGACCGGCAGCCTTGTCAAGCTCTGCGCGGGTATCGCCGCCGTGCTGTTTGCGCTTGTCTGCGTTGTCACCTATTTCAGCATACCGGCGCGTGCGGTTGGCAGCAGGCTCATCGACAGCATCCTCGCGGGTGTCACGCTGGCCATGGCGATGATCCCGGAGGAATTTCCCGTGATTCTGACGGTCTTCCTTTCCATGGGCGCGTGGCGGCTTGCCCAAAAGAGCTCCCTTGTGCGCAAACTGCCTGCGGTGGAGACGCTCGGGGCTGTTTCCGTGCTGTGCGTGGATAAAACGGGTACCATCACGATGAACCGGATGACGGTGCAGGAGACCTGGTCGGCGAATGGCGATGAACACGCTTTGTGTGAAGTGATGGGACTAGGCTGTGAAACCGATGCCTACGACCCGATGGAAAAGGCCATGCTTGCTCACTGTGAAAAGCTGGGTATCACAAAAGAACAGCTTTTTGGCGGCGAGCTGATTACCGAATATGCCTTTACCAACGAGCAGAAGATGATGGGGCATGTCTGGCGGCGCGGCAGGGAAATCGTCATCGCCGCGAAAGGTTCGCCGGAACGCCTGATTACCCTCTGCGCGCTTTCCGATGACGCCCGGCAGGCTGCGGAGCAAAAAAGCGAGGAAATGTCCCGTCGGGGCCTGCGCGTTATCGCGGTAGGCGCGGCGCATCCCCGTACGGAAAGCGAGATTCCGAACCGGCTGGCAGATTGCGCCCTCACATTCCTGGGGCTGGTCGGGCTCGCCGACCCGCCCCGGGAGAGTGTCCGGAAAGACATTGCCCGCTGCCGGAAAGCAGGTATCCGCGTCGTGATGATTACCGGGGACAACGGCATGACCGCGGCGGCCATAGCGGAAAAAGTCGGCATGCCGCACAACGGCAGAATGGTCACCGGCGATAGGCTGGAGGCGATGACGGACGGGGAACTGCAGGAAACGGTCCGGGAAGTCAGCATCTTTTCCCGCGTGGTGCCCGCGCACAAAATGCGCATCGTCAAAGCGTTCCGGGAAAACGGCGAAGTGGTCGCCATGACAGGGGACGGCGTGAACGACGCCCCTGCGCTGAAATACGCCGATATCGGCATCGCCATGGGCAAGCGCGGGAGCGAGGTCTCCCGCGAGGCTGCCGACCTGATCCTGATGGACGACAACTTTTCCACCATCGTAGATACCGTTGAGGACGGCCGCAGGATTTATGACAACATCCGCAAGGCGATGGGCTATGTATTCACCATCCATATTCCCATTGCGCTGGCATCTTTGCTTGCCCCCATGCTCAGCATCCCCGCGACCGGCCTGCTGTTGCTGCCGCTCCATGTGGTGCTGCTGGAACTCATCATCGACCCGACCTGTTCCGTCGTTCTGGAGCGCCAGCCTGCGGAAAACGATATCATGGAGCGCAGGCCGCGCGATCCCAAGGGAAAACTCATCGGCGCCGGGCTGCTGGCCAAAAGCATTCTGCAGGGGCTGGCAATTTTCGCCGCGTCTTTTGGCACCTACCTCACGGTGCTGGCACAGTCCCCACAAAACGTGCCGCTTGCCCGCACGATGGGGCTTGCGATTATCATGCTTGCCAATCTGTTCCTGGTGCAGGTGAACAGTTCGGAGCGGGAGCCTGTGTTCCGCTCGGCCAGGCGGCTCGCAAAAGACCGAGTGATGTGGATCGCAAACATTGCCGTTCTTGCCGGGCTGTTCGTCATCCTTTACACGCCGCTCCATGGTTTTTTGGAGCTTTCAGCCCTCTCGGCGGCGCAGTTTTTGATGGTCGTCGGTATCTCCGCCGTGTCCGTGCTGTGGTATGAAATCTGGAAAGGCATTCAACGGGTGCGCGGACGATAA
- a CDS encoding autorepressor SdpR family transcription factor, giving the protein MSLNTLFKALADPTRRRIILLLQQGDLNAGEIAGHFAISKPSISRHLHILKEASLVSDERRGQNVIYSLNTTVFQDVINWLFNAANIQEKSDNHEKDPQK; this is encoded by the coding sequence ATGTCGCTAAACACACTGTTTAAGGCGCTGGCAGACCCGACGAGGCGCAGGATCATTCTCCTGCTGCAGCAGGGCGACCTGAACGCGGGGGAGATTGCCGGTCATTTTGCAATCAGCAAACCGAGTATTTCCCGCCATCTGCACATTTTGAAAGAGGCGTCTCTGGTCTCCGATGAGCGCAGAGGCCAGAACGTGATCTACTCGCTCAACACAACGGTCTTTCAGGATGTCATCAACTGGCTCTTCAACGCGGCCAATATTCAGGAAAAGAGTGATAACCATGAAAAAGATCCTCAAAAGTGA